tttggacaaccgtgtcgcccgatttaaatttgctgagagatagtgacaatgttTGGTCTCAAgcttttatgtctttaaaaacatgcacatttcatggtataatatttttcttatgaataacaatgttgtggccgataAGGCGATGAACATATTGCACGAACGATTACATTGAGAGTAGGAGACTatcgacttagggtaacgacatgaaacattgaggcgatgaGCAGCCTGTCGTTTATcagtttagggtttaacttttagatttgatattattttttttattggcGTGGTTGGGCTACtacgtatagatatagttgtaaatttttatatagtgatatatataaaactataaatttaatttatatttaagtatatatacgtatgtgtaatgtgtgtgtatatatataggtgcgtgtgtgtatatatatgtataatttatatttgtgtatatacgtgtttatatatgtatgtgtatatgtatatgtagggtggagttattgtaaaaaagaccaaaagtgtgagaaaggtaagaaagaatctcaaccattagatctaaattaattgaaaagggtatgattgtaaatgcattaacaaattcaaatatggtaatccttgatttaaggatttggagagagaaaatccttgatttaaggaattataaccgtccataacatcattcattttaagttttttttcatcattcacagaatcagagcatgttcatgacatggtgttttaaaaaaattcatagttcaattcatggtgtttttacaaaataatataacaccattcagtaaacaaaaaacaccattcagaaataaaataacaccattcagaaacaaaaaacaccatctagtaaacaaaaaataacatcattcagtaaacaaaaataacaccattcagtaaataatataacaccattcagtacaagaatataacaccattcagtaaataaatataacaccattcagaataAGAAAAATACACCATtgagaaacaaaataacaccattcagaaaagaataacaccattcagtaaaaaataacaccattcagtaaaaaataacaccattcagtaaaaaataacacAATTCATAAaagataacaccattcagtaaaaaataacaccattcaataatccTTACATctctgtatcatcttcttctcCGCTGCTGGCACCACCACTGCCGGTCCGCCACCGCCGTCGTCGAACACAACCACCCGACAGTAAAATCTCATGGTTCCCAACCGCCGCTGTCGTCTACCCCAACCACCCGCCGTCGTCGAACCCAACCACTGCCGGTCCGCTTCCGATTGATGTTTGATCTTCATATTGATGTTTGATCTTCAGATTCGTGATGTTTGCAGGGATTATGTTCTGAATAtggaagaagaaagagagagaaagagagaaattaGGAACGTATGATAGAGAGAGAACGAAATTGCAGGGATTTTGGATTGAATTGATTGACAAAATGAAGATAAAAAGACACAattgcccctagatatttcaattcaatccaaattaatataaatattttacattttggtccctattgatctcaaccattagatcaaaagatctaatggttgagattctttcttatctttctcacactttaggccttttttacaggatcctctacctgtatatgtatatataaactaattaaaaataatgatttgagccgaaccgagccgagcggacctttgctcatgcttggctcgtttacaaaccgaactgAGCGGAGCGGCTCGTTTACAATCGAACGTCAAATCAAACGAGCATTTTTCAAGCAATTTTCGAGCGAGCGTTGAGCGAGCGACGAACGGTGATGATTTGAACGGCACTAATCTATACATACCAAATGAACAATCCATGTAAGTAAATCTTTAAAATACCTACTCAGTTGTCTTTTTTCTTTTacaatgtgttttttttttttctcttgcAATGTGtatcttatttaaatatttaaagtatctaaaaaataataaaaattttagTTAGAAAGTCTATTTTAGGAAAGCActatgttattgttattattgatATGGGAGCCCACATGTTATGTTACACTCGTTTAAAACtactttaattattttttttttggtttttcaagTTCCTATGTTATGTTACACTCGTTTAAAACtactttaattatttttttttatggtttttcaAGTTCCTAGTTTTTACAACTATTTCATGACTAGAAAAATATCTAAAAATAAATTATTGCAACATCATGTGGCTGCATTTTCAAAAGAAGAAGACAAACAATTCATGACTAGAAAAATATCTAAAAGAGTAAACCGTAATTTTACCCCTGGGGTTTAGGCCAATTGATACACTGACTCCCCTTatgaaataattgcaattttaccttCAACATTTGGTGTTATGTCGCAAGTTTACCTGGTGAGACTTGCGATCAAGATCTGGGCAAAGAAGTACTAGATGTTCATGTAAATCCAGTGAAGtgcaccaccactaccaccgccattcaccaccacaaccatctcCATCTCCACCGTTTCACCCTAGCCACCATTATCGAAAACCACCATTGCCGCCACACGCTACACCAGCCACAACCACCGCCACTACCACCACACCCtataccagccaccaccaccgagCTCCATCACCCATTTTGGGGTGATAACCCACCTGCACCTTCAGCcatcaaaaacacacacacacacacacccctcCGATCTGCACCTTCACATTCCAGATCTACACACATCTTTGATATAATCGATTGGAGTGATGATGATATGGGATTGAAGGTGGTTTGATTTAATCGATTAGAGTAAACGAAACCCTAACTTTCGAATTGGGTATTCAGGCACAATAAtgtttctttcttcttttcttctgaaTTGGGTATAAGTCACGGTAATGTTTCtttctttctgcaaaatttgaAGTGGGAAAGATAGAATCTTGAATCTTTATTATGTTTTTAAAGATTCTTGAAATGGGTATGCTACCCCACTTATCTTTTTGGTTCTTTTCTGTAATGGTTGTTTGAAGTGGGTATTTCAACACTTTTTGATaatgtttgaatatgtgatgatGGTTGGTaggggagatggtggtggtgacaggtggtggcagtggtggttaaTAGTGGTGGTGGAGGGCTTATGAGAGAGGGGGTAATATTGCAGAGTAGAACAAACCATAggggtaatatgaaagggtaACATAGTCATTTCACAGTCCatttaacagatctgttaacttaTTTGACGGCAGAGGGTAAACTTGCGACATAACACCAAACATTggagggtaaaattgtaattattTCATTAGGGGGTCAGAGTACCAATTGGACTAAATCTCAGGGAATAAAATTACAGTTTACTCTATCTAGAAATAAATTTTTGCAACATCATGTGGCTGCATTTTCAAAATAAGAAGACAAAAACAAATATTTTGCCTCCTTAATTCGAAGACATCTTTAAAAGAACATTTCAATTAAATTTCTGAATAAATCATCAATAGACTACTATCCCACTATCCCAGCATCCCTTTAGGCTTATCTTAAACATGTTGCGGTTCGGTTGCTTGCGTCAAAATTTTTGAACCGAACCTCTAACAATGGTTTTGAAAAAAAGTCAAACAAAATTGAGTTGGTTGGTTGGGTTGGTCAAACCTGACTTTTTTGAGGGTTTGATGGTTTAGCAACTTTAGAGCAATCTCATTAGAGCCTCTATACATGGACATTCTATATAATATAGAGAGGAAAGTAGAGAAACAACAAAATAACCACTACATTTGAATCTCTAAAATATAGAAAATTATAGAGACCAAAGGTACACCTCTATATTTAGAGGGTTGTATTCAACTCTCTATACTAATAATGTAAGTGTATAGgctagaaaaaaataataataaaataagtatTGTGTGCAAGATAGAGGTAGAGATGGAGATGGGGGCtccaatgtgaatgctcttaaaaTTCAAGTACCAATAGAGATtgttgtgtgtgtgtatatatcccaataatgaaaaaaaaagtgTTTAAGTAATAAATGTTAAACGGTCGGTTCAAAGTTTAAAACCATAAATCGTTAATTCATTAAAAGTGAGCCCTATATAAATTAAACTAGTCAAATCGGTTAAGGTTTAAGCGCTTCGTTTGTTTATGAACACCCCTACTTGTAACCCTTGAGTAGAAAGGTTGTAGAGGATGATGTGTCCATATGTGTTTCTGTTGTTTAATGGTACATAAGTCGTTTTATTTATACCCGCTTATTTGCAACAACATTCAAAAGTTATACAAATAATAGGGATTGAAATGAGTGTCATACTTcaatttgttaatttttttggtTTGTTTATGGTACATGAGTCATTTATTTATATAAACGATTATTTGCAACTAGAGTAGTCCCTAAGTTTTGGTCACTtttaccactttagtccaaaactcaaactttttgaatttgggtccctgtggtttcaattttgttgtcattttcattcaaaatcaaaatctggtcagattttccagttaacatccagtttttctgtcttttcctcccttttaataaatggcaaaatggtcttttaacattttattataacaaattaaaaaaatctgatcattttgtccttcattaaaaagaaggaaaaaaataaaaaaaactggacattaactgaaaaatctgactagatttacttttatatgaaaatagcaacaaaattaaaaccacatgaacccagattcaaaaggtttgaggtTTAAACTAATGTGGTAAAAGTGACCAAATCTCATGGACTATTCTGGCAGTTTACTCTTGCAAGTAACACACGTAAGCTAGCTATATAAATAAAAGGAATTGAAGATGAGTGTCATATTTCAGATTTTTAAATGTTTTATTCGTCTATAATTTATTTATAGATTTTAGATTTATGGATGTTCTATGCATTTGGTTGACATTCAAATTTGCAATGTTGGATGCTTCGCTAGAGTGATTTGACGTGTCGTTATAACATGTGCGTCAAAAAACTCGCTACGATAGCAAATCAAACCACACAAGTCAATGAAGGTTAGAAGTTTAAGGTGTGGTTGCCGATCTCTGAGCTCGTCGACTAGTTTATGTCTCTTCTATGACAACTTGTGTGAATCAGTGTTGACATAGGAGGAGACCTTGTTAATTCACGACACGTTACTAATTATCATAAACGTCACAATCCAAAAATCAAAGCTACAACAAAACACAATATAGTGACCGTGGTTCAGTTCCACATATCAAAAAcgtgtatttaaaaaaaataataatattcttCCGAAAGAAAAAAGAAACTTTCACCTCCGCATCCTTAAAAGGATACTCAAACTCACAACCTAAAGATTCCGCTTCGTATCTGCCGCCAAATGTCATAAAATGAGTCAAAGAACTATGAAATCAGGCTCCAAGCTTGATGCATAATCTCATCATTCACAAAGGGGTGCAGCGACCACATCAAACAGTAGCTCTCTAGTTCTCCTGATGATGTCTTTAAACTAAGCGAAGAAACAATCTTTTCCTGCACACGTAACCACGCTGTGAAATTCCCATTATACCCCTACCCGAGTACCCGCTACCCTCGTGCAAAAAGTTTATGATCTGGTAATAAAGAACGGAGCGTTATACCTGCATCACATAATCCTGTTTAACCATGCTATATACTACTGCTACCATAATTGCATAATCAACGTCTCCAGGTTTCTTGGGGACAAACGAGACATTCCCCTCCTACAATAGTTTCAAAATCAATGTTATGATTGTTGTTCTTCATaaatagacaaaaaaaaaaaaaaacattacacgGTTGAAATGCACACAGTGAATTAAACAACATGAAGCTACCTCACTACAAGTAGCTGCTTCAAGATCCAAATCAGTATGATAATCTTGTGAAGATTCGCTTACAGCAGCTTCAATGGCCAGCTGTACATCCTCAACGAGGAATTCAAGTTCATTGATAATATCTTTTGCTGGGTTCCATAATTATACAAAAAAACACGgtcagaaaatatatattttgctGTGACACACGTAAAAAAAAAAGCGGTTATAAGCTACACTTGTTCGGTGTAAATGCAACAGTTTTCTTTTGAATATATAGAATCGAGTAAAGTACaaggatagtccctgtggttttccaaaattttggatttggtccctagcttttcaaaagcacacggatggtccctgtggtttgcactttgtaacgaatttagtccccaaccaacaaatctaaaggtttcaggAGATCCAAGTTatggactaaatgcgttacaaagtgcaaatcacagggaccatccatgtacttttggcaaaagttggggactaaatacgttgcaaagtgcaaaccacagggaccatccgtgtacttttggaaagctagggaccaaatccaattTTTTTGGGAAACCATAGGGACTAGCCATGTACTTCACAATCAAAATGGCAACATGTTGTGCAGTGTTGCCATGTTAAAATTACGCATTtccccatcatcatcatcatttataAATACACCGGCATTATTGATTTCAAGTCCACAAGATTTCTTGGTAAGAAAGTTACCTTTACTTGTAATATTCAACAGTTGAACATGGCTTGTATTCACTTCTGTATGCACATCACCAAAGGCAAAAAAGATATAAAGGTCAAGCCCATTAAGTGAAATGATTGGCTTTCGGAAATaatgtgttcatgaacacttactgaatgatattttttgtttgtgtttgtttgttaatttaaGGTACTGgacaaaacaaacacaaacaaacgttcatgaacacagaCGAACACAAACGAAggaaaacaaacacaaacaagcgttcacgaatcacgaacataaacgaacacaaaccaCCCCTATCTTGTACTGAGAATGACAAAGAACACATCGGAGACTGGAATGAGAGCGGGGAAGTAGTCGCGTTGCCTCTGCTTGGAATGAGAGTGGGAACGCCATTTTTTAACTAGGGTTTCCAGCAAGTAAGGAGTAACACTAATACGTAATAcactatatttatttaataaataatttattagTGGGAATTTTGATGtacttaaataaaaaataaaagttcAAAACCCTAATAAACTATTCAACACAAACGAAGACCttaacgaacgttcacgaacataaatgaacgaacgcggcccctgttcatgttcgttcgcttaactaaacgaacgaaatttcttgttcgtgttcattcactTATTAAACGAACatacacaaacgaacttcccgccgcaCGGTTCACGAACGGTTCGCTGAACGTTAGGTTCATTTGTAGCAAATGAATATTAAAAGGCTTGTATATAACACGAGCATGGGACTGCAAACTATTCGGGGCAGGGGACAATTGTACGATGCTAATATGCAAAATGTGACTATAAAGTCAAACGATTTATAATAGGCAAAACCATAAAGTTGAAACATTTAACAATCGCTTACACTTGTTGAGATTTTCAGCCCTACTGGAAGGATGAACATATCCAGCATTAATGTAAGACTGAATCCGATCAGTATTATTAGCTTTAATCACCTTCTCAAAGATCGTTGATGTTTTATCAATAGAGGGTCTTCTGATGAACTCTGCATACAAATATGGAAACtaaatattacaaaaaaaaaaaaaaaaaaaaaaaaaaaaaaactcatgcTACTATTTGCGTAACAACTGAAAATAACAAGGAAATTCACCGAGCGCTTGACGAAAATTAACTAGAAATCGATTCCCTGCAGCAGCAAGATCCTCAAATTTTGCAACCCTACACCATGAAAAAAACCGTGTTCGATTacatagttgttatataagtactAGTTAAATTATATAGAATGTGCAATGAATATGAAGCTGGATAGACAGAAAGCACCATACGAACCTTGCCATGAAATGCGAAAAAAGCTGGACAACATTCGCTTTTGTTTCAGATTGAGTTTCTGATGTTTCCATTCTGCCAAAACAACTGAATGGTAACAACCAAACAAGCCTCTGTTCCATTCATAAATGTTTACAATATATATAACATTATTGTCGTAGGGgagggttcattggggaacactaaaaagtggggaacagtgagGAACctactcaaacgaactccgattggactcattccaacggcgttggaaccggctcgtcgaaccccaactaggatctcttaaccctaaaccctaaatcctaaaccctaaagctaaacaaTAACGCTataacctaagctaaaccgtaaaatctgaactataaaccctaaacctaaaccctaaacccacaagCTAAACCCTGTGTACTAATGAttaaccctaaaactaaaccctcTGGTTCAGTCCGAGTGGTTGCATATAGAATTGCcagaatatatattttttggtttaaaaaagaaaaataggACTGTAGATTTCTCAAGTTATAAGCCAACAGTTTTGGTTCAGATCAACAAAATAACAAGAAATGATGTGTTAACAGAAAACTAACAAGCCCACAGGGCAGCTATAGCTCGTTTTTCATTGGGGacttttatcaaacacttggtgatCAGAATACATCTCAACGTTGCAAACCCATGATGAAAAATAAATCCCAAAAAAAAGTAGAGATAGAACGTACCAGAAGAAAGATTAAGCTACACCAAACAGCATTCACACACGAATAAGACGATGAATCGAAAGGCCGGTGATCGTTACAAAATACAATTTACAAGGACAAGgagggtgtttgggttagcttattttggagtAACTTATAACTTATTATAACTTATTGACTCATAAAAGTTAATAACTTGTTTTTATAGTGTTTGGGTTAActtatttaagttgtttttgtatGTTGAGAAGTTAAAAATGAGAAGTTAgtattaggggctgtttggcaacatttgaatggttaagtgctaaaccagtttgagatctgaaccattaagagcttgtataatgcttaagcgttcagaggcaaatgtttttccaattcagattagaggtcttaaaaATTCAGACtatgtataaatcttaaccaatCAGAGGCAAGTGTCTGAACCATTCGAACATctactcgtgaaacaaacagtctgaaccattaagtgctgaaccggtaagaggtctgaaccattaagaggtaaacaaacgaCCCCTTAGTAACTTATAACTTgtgacttatataagttaataagttgttttttagaaggaatcccaaacacacCCAAAGGACTTAATGGTGGTGGGAAGGAGGAGGTCAATTAGGTTTCTAtatttttcttatttattttttgttttttaataataaaaataataggTAAATATCCCCTGTATTAATTATGAGGAAAAACCGAACCATAAGTCCATAACCCAAAATCGAATCGTTAACCAAAATTAATTATAACCGATAAAACCGATGGGTTATGGTTAAGTGAATCTAATTAATCGATCATTATGTTATGATTACGGTTAATGTGTCTTCTTTAATCGATTTTAACCGAACCGGACCTTctgtttttatgattttctagCTTTTAAAATGTAAATTGAATCTATTTGAAATGATTgctaatttggaaaaaaaaaaaaaaaaagtgtaaggtttgtgtttgtttcgTCTTAGTTTGCTTGTTTTCGAGAATAAtttctagattttttttttaataaaaatcaattTCATTCgaatcatcagggcaaattatATAAGGAtcgcaggtagacgagcaacaaactgcgccgccatccctttttgaatagaaaaccctaatctactaaaaacaaagcctcgcccctgaggggtcgaaaagttgctatggaccacacgctgaactctagacaagaaccgaactgcctccggtaccaaggagccgaacgtgtcaaacgccagggggacaaaggcataaacaaatatttttagatataacaaaacataaaagaATCAGAAAATACATTGGATAATTAACCAAAACTGGTCCATAACTAACGGTTGACCGACTTTGCACACTCCTAATTTGAGCAATCTCTTAGTTAAAAACATGGTTGAAAAACCCCGACTAGCTTCTGATTAATCACTAATTGGAGGTTCACCGATTAATTGTTAGGCGGTCAATAACGGTCCCATTCTGGCCAAATTTTAGCCAGGTCTTAGCCCAATTTCGACCAAACCTTATAAATTGTCGCAAATTACTTAAAAAATGGGTCAATGAggggttaaaacatgtctactttaaAAAAACTACACATAAAAGTGCGTGTGTATATATAgaactaaaaattacatataaaaatcacaatccgactaatccctattaatcccgattaatcgctagtcgatACCCCACCGACTGACTAGTgcctagcgattcttacaacatTGGTTAAAAATCAAGTCGTACGTGAGTTTCTCGAGATTTGTTTGCTAAAAACTTGATCCAAGCCAAGATTAAAAGAGGTTGAGCTTGAGCTCAAGTTTTATTGAACCTCATTAATTGGTTTTTTTGTTTTTACCTCAAAGTCACCTGCTCAACGTAGTTGACATTTTATCTTTATCTAATTCGATCTACTATGTAAAATATTTATTAATGAATACTGATGGCTCCCTTATTTAGTAACGGATTCTTACGGTTGTCAAACTACTATACAACTTACTGACTGTTACGGGTATCGCAAACCAAACCCCAATATCAAAACCTATCATTTCATAGCCCGACAGGTGAATTACCTCCCCAATCGGATCATGATGAAGAAGAGCCCCAAGAAGAGTTTTAAGAAAAAAAGAAGACTAAGAAGTACAAATggaagatgtcacaccccaaccaatggcagaaacatcagagtgagacaaATGAGATTGCTCAAAGACTTTATAACAttatgtgacaataatttaattcAAAACCGTTTTCATTTCATAATATGAATTGTCAAGTACATCATAAGAAATTCAAATTACAACATCGAAAAGACAAAATACAACAAGTTCAACAAAAAATGAGATAACAATTCTAGTATTTCGTTATGAGTTTCTAGTGTCGTCCCTACTAGATttcatcataatcatcatcattaggCCCCAAAGCCCAATATAATAAGTTCAAGCCCAAATGCGATACGAAGCACaaaaaacaaagtttaattaaataagtaattaAACGTTATATTATTTATAACCCGTATAATAATAAATCCCGTTTTTCGTGGATATATAATTATtctagataattatatatttcgtTCCGTTAATTGTTTGTGGTCACCAGTTAACCAAGTTAAGTGGATTTAATGTTtgttgcccaaggtgtaactcttacgggtcatagcTCGGTCAGCAGTGTTGACTTATTGAACCCGTACATAtaaatccaacaatctcccacttggacggTCTTCGATAAAATCCTCAACGCAGACAGTCAGCGGCGCTCTAGCTGCACATGGCTGCCCCCAACAAGGTATGACACTTTAAAGTCATTAAGCAAAACACCTTGCCATTAGTAACAACTTTCTATCGCAAGGCAATAGACTTATGGTAATTGTTGTTATTCATCCTTTCTGTAAAAGACATGAATTGAATCAATGAGACATGGATTAAGTTCATTATCATATGGTGTTCAATTATTATTGTTCTCGATCAAGAGTCAAAGTGGTCCGAAcaaacacacagtaagtttgggtaaggccttacacttcaccagtttgaatcaacgagggTGCCACAatgtctaactgttacatatcatgtaagagtacagaatcccatatcgactacatacaactcccactgaacttcagaacTATTCCCAATTAAAGCCTTTATGACTGGAAGTTACGCGACAGCGGTTGACAGTAATCAAAGAATAATCCTTGGTAAACGGAAGTtctaatatgtatctcaggtcaaaggatactaaatgagtataCCAATATCAAAtcatcttatgactaagatccatgaagatgatttgatgcgagttacatccaaCGTCATTCTCAATGAGGTCTGTGAATTTGGAAGTCAACTCCTTGAGTCCAAAGTCagaatagtcttaattcagaATCGTTCCCACGAGTTTGACCGACTACGGATAGTTTAGAATGCAAGATTCATGGATTAAACGTATTAAAATCGAACACAGTTATAGGATTCAGAATTGCATTTAACTAGTAAATCAACAATGAATTCAAAAGTACAACTGTTAAAAgttcgtacatccaaatactaaatcaaaacatacTGCTAGCTAATCTAAGCCCGATAGCACCCATGTGCTGATCATGCTTGTCCTGAGTCATGGGCTTAGTAAACGGGTCTGCTAGGTTTTGATCTGTGTTCACTTTGCTTATTACGATGTCTCCACGTTCCACAATTTCCCGTATTTAGTGGAACTTTCTTAAAATGTGCTTGGCCCTGTGATGAGACCTGGGCTCTTTGGCTTGAGCAATAGCACCTGTGTTATCACAGAGTATCTCGATAGGTTTCTTAATGCTTGGAACCACATCGAGGTCGGTTATGAATTTCTTCATCCAAGCAGCCTCCTTTGCAGCATCTGATGCGGCTATATATTCAGATTCGGTGGTTGAATCCGCCACCACACTCTGCTGGgagctcttccatgagatagCTCCTCCATTTAGAGTGAATACAAAACCTGATTGTGAGCGAGAGTCATCTCGGTCAGTTTGAAAACTGGCATTAGTGTAACATCTTACAGTGAGCTCTTTTTCTACTCTTCCAAACATTAAGAACATATCTTTAGTTCTTCTCAGATACTTCAGAATGTTCTTGACAGCAGTCCAATGGGCGATGGCAGGGGCTTGCTGATAACGACTAGTCATGCTTAAAGCATGTGAGACGTcaggtctagtacataacatagCATACATGATAGAATCAATCGCTGAAGCATATGGAACTCCTTCCATTCGCTTAATTTCAATGTTCGTTGAAGGAGATTGCGATTTGTTCAACACAGTCCCTTTAATCATAGGAACAcctcctttcttggagttttccatcttAAAGCGTGTCATCATTTTGTCTAT
The sequence above is drawn from the Helianthus annuus cultivar XRQ/B chromosome 12, HanXRQr2.0-SUNRISE, whole genome shotgun sequence genome and encodes:
- the LOC110894829 gene encoding uncharacterized protein LOC110894829 isoform X1 translates to METSETQSETKANVVQLFSHFMARVAKFEDLAAAGNRFLVNFRQALEFIRRPSIDKTSTIFEKVIKANNTDRIQSYINAGYVHPSSRAENLNKLNTSHVQLLNITSKAKDIINELEFLVEDVQLAIEAAVSESSQDYHTDLDLEAATCSEEGNVSFVPKKPGDVDYAIMVAVVYSMVKQDYVMQEKIVSSLSLKTSSGELESYCLMWSLHPFVNDEIMHQAWSLIS
- the LOC110894829 gene encoding uncharacterized protein LOC110894829 isoform X2 — encoded protein: METSETQSETKANVVQLFSHFMARVAKFEDLAAAGNRFLVNFRQALEFIRRPSIDKTSTIFEKVIKANNTDRIQSYINAGYVHPSSRAENLNKSKDIINELEFLVEDVQLAIEAAVSESSQDYHTDLDLEAATCSEEGNVSFVPKKPGDVDYAIMVAVVYSMVKQDYVMQEKIVSSLSLKTSSGELESYCLMWSLHPFVNDEIMHQAWSLIS